The genomic region CCGGTGTGTCAAGTTACTTTGGTTTTAGCGGTTATTTGTACAGTAAATGCACTGAAGTTAACCCCAAAGTTATAATAAAACAAAAAGCCAAAATGATCGGAGAATTTCTGGTTAATATGTTACAGGAAGTATAACTGGATCTAATCTAAATTGCTAGTGTAATCCCAGGTAGAGCCAATAAAAAATCTGTGATGAAAAGTACCACCCAAGTAGTTACCACCGCAGTAGTTGCGGATTCACCAACCTCCTTAGCGCCTCCCCTAGTAGTTAGTCCCCAACTACATCCATTCACAGCAACTATTATTCCAAAAATTACGCCTTTGACGATTATCATCATCATATCTCCCGGAGTTAAAAAATCTCGCACCGATTCTAAAAAGTTTTCCGGTTGAACTTGGTAAAATTGCAGTCCGGCAAAAATTCCACCACTAACACCCATAATTAGTGCAAAAATCATCATTACTGGCATCATCAAACCGCAAGCAATCACTCTGGGTAAGACTAAATAATCTATTGGATCGGTTTTGAGTAAGTAGAGCGCATCAATTTGTTCAGTTACCTGCATAGCTCCTATTTCTGCTGCGAATGCTGATCCTACTTGTCCAGCAATCACACTAGCGGTTAAAATTGGAGCTAGTTCTCGACAAAAGGCTACTGCAAAAGCGCCCCCCAGATTATCAACTGCACCGAATCTGACCAGTTCCCTAGCTGTTTGAATCGTGAAAATCATTCCCGCAAAACCACTTACCAACAAAACTGGGGAGAGGGAACCCGGTCCTACTTTTAGTGCATGGTCAAGAATTTTCCGATAATAGGTTTTTCCTTGAATTATATGCAGGGAAATTTGACCAAATAGCAATGCTGTGGACAAACAGCGAAAAATCCACCATTGTTGTATGTTTCTTGTTGAGTGCAAGGTGATCACCTGTTTAAGTTTTCTATTTTCTGTTAAACATTCAATAAGGTGTTAAAATCTGGTATTACCGATCTTTGAGCTATCAGTAATTCCCTAATTCCTGTTTCTGCAACATCCAGGAGCTGATTTAACTGTTGACGACTAAAACTACCTGCTTCCGCTGTTCCTTGAACTTCAATAATATTGAGCTTACTGTTCATAACCACGTTGAAATCTACTTCCGCATTTACATCTTCAGTAAAGTCTAAGTCCAAAAATGCTTCTCCCTTTAACAAACCTACGGAAACAGCAGCTATTTGTCCACATAAAGGCGATCGCTCTAAAACTCCCTGTTGCAACAAGTTAGTAATTGCATGAGCTAAGGCTATAAACCCACCTGTAATGGATATAGTTCTTGTACCAGCGTCTGCTTGTAAAACATCAGCATCTACAGTTAAGGTCTTTTCCCCTAATATTTCAAAATTCAGTGCTGCTCTTAAACTACGTCCAATTAATCGCTGAATTTCTTGGGTGCGTCCCGACAACTTTAATAGTTCCCGTTCTTGTCTTTGTTGGGTAGCAGAGGGTAACATACGATATTCTGCTGTTAACCAACCTTTTCCACTTCCCATTAAAAATTTTGGCACTCCCTCAGTTATACTAACTGTACAAAGAACCTGAGTCTCACCACATTGTGCTAACACCGAACCGGGAGCAAAACGAGTAAAATGGGGATAAAAATTTAATGTTCGTAGTTGATCGGGTTGACGACCATCGAGACGTTGCCAAACCATGATTTACCTCTCAGTCTTTTTTGTATTCTCTTGTTTTAGTAATGATTTTTACCCAAATTGACAGTCCAAATATTAATCCTGCACCTAGTTTACCAAATTCAGTCGCGGGATCACTACAGGTGTTTACTAGCTCAGAACGTTACTTTTTCACTAACGTTATTTCCCAGTCCCTAAGAATTGCCAGTCATGGAACACCTGTATTAATTATCCAGTTTCTTAAAGGGGGTATTAACCAAGGTATAAATAATCCCATACAAATTGGAAACAAGCTAGATTGGATTCGCTGTGACCTAGCTAGGTCCCCGGATACACCAAATTTCAATGAGGAAGAAATTGGGTCTTTGCATTCCCTGTGGGAATATACACAAAAGGTAGTATACGAAGGTAAATATTCCTTAGTGGTTTTAGATGAGTTAAGTTTAGCAGTTGATTTTGGTTTAATTCCCGAAAAGGAGGTGTTGCAGTTTCTGATTGACCGTCCCACCCATTTGGATATGATTTTGACTGGTCCTCAAATGCCAAAATCTTTTCTTGATTTAGCTGACCAAATTACAGAAATTCGTCGGTTGCAACCTTAGAAAATCCTCAAGGAGTTGTGTGAAAAGATTATTCATTTGGCTTATTCAAGGTTATCGGTTATTTATTTCTCCTCTATTTCCCCCCAGTTGTCGGTTTCAACCCACCTGTTCCATGTATGCTATGGAAGCTATAGAAAGGTTTGGAGTGTTTCGTGGAAGTTGGATGGCCCTAGGTCGAATTTTACGTTGTCATCCCTTCCATCCTGGTGGTTATGATCCCGTACCAGAAAAAACCGAGAAATCTCCTTAGCTTTTCTATCTCCCATATTGCCAGATCATGCGTCCATATCATCAAATTCCCATTATCGAATCGGGGGAACCATTAGTAGAAATTCCCCTGGAGCTTTTTGCAGTGGAAAACCCCCACCCTTATGCCAAACTAGGCGCACATTACGGACAATATTCACCCTATTTTCTCCGGAAAACAGTGGTCAAAAATCTTATTCATGCCCAGAATTGTTTAAACCTATTGTCTCCTGGATGGCATATTCAAATATTTGATGCTTACCGTCCAGTAGGAGTGCAGCAGTTTATGGTTGATTATAGTTTTAATCAACTGGTAAAAGCAAGGGGAGTACTGGAACAAAATCTGTCCCATGACCAGCGGGAAAAAATTTGGGAACAGGTATATGAAATTTGGGCTCCACCCAGTTCCAATCCTCACACTCCTCCCCCCCATAGCACTGGTGCAGCAGTGGATATTACCCTAGTTAATGAACAGGGAGAAATTATTAATATGGGTTCGCCAATTGACGAAATTTCTGAGCGTTCTCATCCCGAGTATTATCTGAACAAACATAGTCAATATCATCAATGTCGAGAAATGCTAAATAACATTATGTGCCAAGCAGGTTTTCAACGTCATCCGCGAGAATGGTGGCACTTTTCTTTTGGAGACCAAATGTGGGCCTGGTTATCCCATCAATCAACGGCAATTTATGGCTTTTGTGAATGAATATTAAACAATTAATATAGGAAAATAAATGACTGTCCAAACAGGTTTAAAAGTCTTCTCTGGACTCAATTCTCAAACATACGAGCATCCTTTTGATAAACAGGCTTTAGCATCTTTGAGAAAAATGCCAGGTATATCAACAATACTCAAAAAAATCAACGAATATAGTATTGATAGACTACTAAGATGACAGACGCTAGGTAGTGAAATTAGAGTTACAAATAGGAATTTTCCTAAGTTGTATCAAGCATTAGTAACAGCTTGTGAAGTTTTAGATGTTTCTCCCTTGCCAGAATTATATTTATTTAGAGGAACAGGTTATATTCAAAGCTATATTATTGGTGTAGAAAAACCCCTAATTGGCGTAAATTTAGAAGCTATGGAATGGCTCAATTCTCAAGAACTACTTTATTTGATTGGAAGTGAGATAGCTCGTATTAAAAGCCAAAATGTAGTCTACCATCAAATGGCAATTGTGATGCCAAATATTAAAAATTTATTGATCAGCACCACCCTAGGTATTGGCGGTTTGGTTGCTAGCGGAGTTGAATTGAGTTTATATAATTGGCTAATGATGTCTAAATTAACAGCCGATCGCGCAGGGCTATTAGCTTGTCAAGATATTAATGTAGCTACCACCACTTTGATGAAAATGGCAGGTTTACCCCAAGAATATTTAAATGATGATGTCATGAATGATTTTATCATCCAGTCACGTGAGTTCGCATCTAATAATTTGGATACTTTAGATAAAATTACTAAAATACTAAGCTATGCTGAACCAAGACTTTCTTGGATCATTATGCGCACAGGAGAATTATTAAAATGGTATAATTCTGGCGCATACGATAGCCTAATTCAGGGAAATTTTACCTCCTCAGATTATGTACCAAAAACAGAAGAAGTAGAAGATTTAGATAGTATACAAAATACAGAAGATGGAGATCAGATCAAACACCCACAAAATCAGCAAAACAATCAGACAGGTTCAGAAGATTGGAATTTCATATCCTCTTGGTAATGGTAATATTTCCATATACACGCGGAGGCGAGCTAAAATGTCATGTATTAACCTAGGGATAAGTTCAATGAAGTCAAATATTGAATATTTCCAAGATTTGTCTACAAATGTGTTTAAGTTTTTCTCCAACTACACTAGAGGGTGTGGGTTCGCCCACAAAACTCCACTGTTCTATGGTAGAAAGTCGCCATACTTGACCTCGATGGTCAAATCCTGATACTTCAACACCTATAGCTTTGGATTGTTTATTAATGGGATCTTGATGAAAGCGAATTTGGATTAACACACTACGACTGCGCCAAGACCTGCTGATTCCGGGAAAGTGAAAACCTATATCAATGGAATCAGGATCCACTAGTTGTCTGGTCTCACGGTCATTTTGCCAAGGTTTTAGATCGCTTTTGGCATCAGGAAATTGTAATTTAAACAAGTTGACTACGGTAGCAATCTTACTAGCTATTTCAAAGTTGGTTGCTTGTTCCGATGCGTTCACGTCAAGACTCTCCTAATATTACATTGGACTGGTTTGCTAGGGAATCAGTGAAAAAATTCAGCAAAATTCCTCCAAAAACTTTCCCACTGTAGAATGAGAAATTACAGTACCGATCTAAAATAAATCTGTCAATTGCTTAACAAACACTAAATTAATTTTCTTTATGGTGCGTCAACGCTCTATTCTATCACTGATTCTTGTACTATTGACCACGTTTTTGATCAGTTGCAGCAGTCCTACTGTTACAACTGCACCTCCTACCTATACACCGGAACAATTGGTAAAAGTGAGACAATATGTACCTGATATTCAGGAAGTACAAAATCGATTTGAAGAACTAAAAACTCTGATTACCAGTAGTGAGTGGATTAAAGTGGGTAATTTTATTCATGGTCCGGTAACAGAAGCTAGACTCACTATGACCTATGTTATCCCCAGTCTATTACCCCAAGACCAAGCTCAAGGAAGACAAATTACCAAGGACCTATTGAATCACTTAGTCAGAGTTGATCAAGCTGCTAATGCTGGTAATACTAAACTCGCATTGAGCAGCTATAAAGACGTTGTGGCAGACTTTAACCAGTTCTTACAACTGATTCCCCCAGCACCAACTGAGGAATAACTCAATTACCTCCATTGCAATCTGAGTCTTGAGTCACAAAACCCTAGTTTAATCAGGTGATAGGGTGAAGGGGTAAACTCTTCACCCCTCACTATTTACAAAGCTTATGAATGTAGTAATTATCGGTTGTGGTGTAGTTGGAGCAGCGATCGCATATCAACTAAGTCAAATCAAAGGTTTAAATATCACTGTTTTTGAAAAAAACCAGCCAGCACAAGGTTCTACAGCAGCTGCTTTGGGTGTTTTAATGGGGGTGATTAGCCATAAAACCAAGGGTAAGGCCTGGCAAATTCGCGAGGAGAGTATTAAACGCTATCAAACCCTAATTCCAGAGCTGGAGGAGATAACAGGACGAAAAATTCCCTGCAACCGTCAGGGTATTGTCATGTTACTATCAGAGGATCCCACTCACCCCCTAAAAAGCGGAGTGGAAGCAATGAGTGACTGGGAGGAATTACAACAGGTGCGCAAATCCCAAGGATGGGAGTTAAAGGTGTGGGATCGAGAGAAACTAGGGAATTTTTGCCCCCAGGTAAATAATCCTATGGTAATTGGTGCTGTTTATTCCCCTCAGGATTTGCAGTTAAATCCCACAGCGTTAACCCTAGCACTGGTGGACGCAGCACAGCGTAATGGGGTACAATTCAAATTTGGAGTAGCAGTTCGCAATCACCAAGCACCATCTAGTCAAATCGTCCAGATTACACCCCATGTTCAGGAACAACTAAAATCTATTGACACCACAGAGGGTGTAGTCACAGCAGATTGGTTTATCATTACTGCTGGTTTGGGTACTACTGCACTAACCAGACAATTAAATCATCAGGTGACTATTCGTCCAGTTTTAGGACAAGCATTATATTTGAGTTTAGGAAGGAGTCTGGGCAATCCTGATTTTCAACCGGTCATTACCGGTAATGATGTACATCTAGTACCTATGGGTAATGGGGATTATTGGGTGGGAGCTACAGTAGAATTTCCTAACGGAGAAGATGATGTTCTACCTAGTAAGGAATTGCTGGAACTAGTTAAACAACAGGCGATCGGTTTTTGTCCTGAATTAGCTTCGGCCAAGATTCTTCGCAGCTGGTCTGGATTACGTCCTCGTCCAGAGGGTAGACCAGCACCAATAATTGAAAAATTAGCCAGTTATACTAATATAATTTTAGCAACTGGTCATTACCGTAATGGAGTCCTGCTTGCACCTGCTACAGCGTCTGCAGTATATGATATAATTCTTAACTCAAATATTTAATGGAATTTACACCCGTTAAGTAGTTAAATAGTTAAGTCTATTAGTTTAAATGCCTGTTCTATTACAGATGCAAGCTGTGTTTTTTTCGACCTGTTGTATAGTTTTATTGCCTGACTATATGCAGCTAGCATATCTCGGCTATTTTCCACTTCTCCATGTTGGTTTTTAGTATTTAGTAACACCCATCCCAGGTTGTGATATGCTTCCGCATAATTATCCTTAAATTCAATTGCTTTATCTAAAAATTCCTTAGCTTGTTTCCACGATCCTAATTGGGCATATAAAGTACCCAAGCGAAAATGAGAAAAAGCTAATAAGGAGTTTTTTTCGAGTTGGAGGTAAACTTCACTGTAAATATGAGTTATGTACTTATTATATATTTCAATAGCAGCTTGATAGTTTTTCAAATGCTCCTGAGTGATTGCATAATTAATAAATACCCAACCTGGAACTGATGCTTGGTGAATAGACGTTTCAAAACTAACTGTTGCCTCTTGCCATAAAAGTTCGCTTGCTTGTTTCCAACCTTTCAAACCCCAGGCTATAGCATTATTAGGTGATTTATCCACAAATTCTTGCACTCTGAGATTAACATCGTTAGCCTTTTTAGTAACTACTGACTTTTCCAAAGCTGTGATTAAATAAATATATAGAGTAGATTGTAGTTTCTGTTCATCATCATTGAGATTGGCTAATTGGGTTTGTAACTTATTTTGTAATTTAAAGAGGGCTTGACTAGATGTACGAATCACTAATTTCCACTCTTGTTGTTGTAGAAGTATCCATGCTTGTAAAGTTAGGGCAAAGATGGAATCAGATTGTATTTCTAAGACCTTGTCTATAGTGGTTTTAGCAGCGGTTAAATTTCCTGACTTAGCCAAAGCCCAAGCTAAATTTATTTTTATCCAGAGTTGATCAGGTGATAAATTAGTTCCTTTTTGTAGATTATTTACAGCATCTTGCCAATGATTTTCACGACAATTAATTAACCCTAAAACTCCATATCCTCTACCATCATTTGGTTGGAATTTAATGGCATTTGTAGCTGCTATCTTAGCTTGATCATGATCTAGGTATACTTGTACCAATGCCAGTTCCACAAATGCTTGTGGACTACTACCTTGGACTTGTAGATATTTTTGATATACTTGTACAGCACCAATTAAATTACCTTGT from Cylindrospermopsis curvispora GIHE-G1 harbors:
- a CDS encoding MlaE family lipid ABC transporter permease subunit; protein product: MITLHSTRNIQQWWIFRCLSTALLFGQISLHIIQGKTYYRKILDHALKVGPGSLSPVLLVSGFAGMIFTIQTARELVRFGAVDNLGGAFAVAFCRELAPILTASVIAGQVGSAFAAEIGAMQVTEQIDALYLLKTDPIDYLVLPRVIACGLMMPVMMIFALIMGVSGGIFAGLQFYQVQPENFLESVRDFLTPGDMMMIIVKGVIFGIIVAVNGCSWGLTTRGGAKEVGESATTAVVTTWVVLFITDFLLALPGITLAI
- the rph gene encoding ribonuclease PH; protein product: MVWQRLDGRQPDQLRTLNFYPHFTRFAPGSVLAQCGETQVLCTVSITEGVPKFLMGSGKGWLTAEYRMLPSATQQRQERELLKLSGRTQEIQRLIGRSLRAALNFEILGEKTLTVDADVLQADAGTRTISITGGFIALAHAITNLLQQGVLERSPLCGQIAAVSVGLLKGEAFLDLDFTEDVNAEVDFNVVMNSKLNIIEVQGTAEAGSFSRQQLNQLLDVAETGIRELLIAQRSVIPDFNTLLNV
- a CDS encoding P-loop NTPase family protein, coding for MIFTQIDSPNINPAPSLPNSVAGSLQVFTSSERYFFTNVISQSLRIASHGTPVLIIQFLKGGINQGINNPIQIGNKLDWIRCDLARSPDTPNFNEEEIGSLHSLWEYTQKVVYEGKYSLVVLDELSLAVDFGLIPEKEVLQFLIDRPTHLDMILTGPQMPKSFLDLADQITEIRRLQP
- the yidD gene encoding membrane protein insertion efficiency factor YidD, yielding MKRLFIWLIQGYRLFISPLFPPSCRFQPTCSMYAMEAIERFGVFRGSWMALGRILRCHPFHPGGYDPVPEKTEKSP
- a CDS encoding M15 family metallopeptidase translates to MRPYHQIPIIESGEPLVEIPLELFAVENPHPYAKLGAHYGQYSPYFLRKTVVKNLIHAQNCLNLLSPGWHIQIFDAYRPVGVQQFMVDYSFNQLVKARGVLEQNLSHDQREKIWEQVYEIWAPPSSNPHTPPPHSTGAAVDITLVNEQGEIINMGSPIDEISERSHPEYYLNKHSQYHQCREMLNNIMCQAGFQRHPREWWHFSFGDQMWAWLSHQSTAIYGFCE
- the psbQ gene encoding photosystem II protein PsbQ gives rise to the protein MVRQRSILSLILVLLTTFLISCSSPTVTTAPPTYTPEQLVKVRQYVPDIQEVQNRFEELKTLITSSEWIKVGNFIHGPVTEARLTMTYVIPSLLPQDQAQGRQITKDLLNHLVRVDQAANAGNTKLALSSYKDVVADFNQFLQLIPPAPTEE
- a CDS encoding NAD(P)/FAD-dependent oxidoreductase; translated protein: MNVVIIGCGVVGAAIAYQLSQIKGLNITVFEKNQPAQGSTAAALGVLMGVISHKTKGKAWQIREESIKRYQTLIPELEEITGRKIPCNRQGIVMLLSEDPTHPLKSGVEAMSDWEELQQVRKSQGWELKVWDREKLGNFCPQVNNPMVIGAVYSPQDLQLNPTALTLALVDAAQRNGVQFKFGVAVRNHQAPSSQIVQITPHVQEQLKSIDTTEGVVTADWFIITAGLGTTALTRQLNHQVTIRPVLGQALYLSLGRSLGNPDFQPVITGNDVHLVPMGNGDYWVGATVEFPNGEDDVLPSKELLELVKQQAIGFCPELASAKILRSWSGLRPRPEGRPAPIIEKLASYTNIILATGHYRNGVLLAPATASAVYDIILNSNI
- a CDS encoding protein kinase domain-containing protein is translated as MQCPTCLTDNSDNAISCIACGTPLVPETTVSNLHLTPGTLIGSGRYRIERILGQGGFGITYAATYLMNSAQVAIKELWPEKAARHGNSVLWPTSITPAQRLEQLQQFQSEANYLQQCKHPHIAEIYEYFPENNTAYMVMELLNGKSLDKILLQEGILQEDKVKDYFWQIASALQIIHDHNLLHRDIKPENIIIVPPNRAVLIDFGAAREFIAGQTGDMTRILTAGYAPYEQYIQRSRNFPATDLYALCASMYELLTGKLPTEATERASQLLQNTQSDALIPPRQLNSTITPLMEKIILTGMEFKVEDRFQTAQELMAAIQGNFVYPQHQKAKDLVKQGNLIGAVQVYQKYLQVQGSSPQAFVELALVQVYLDHDQAKIAATNAIKFQPNDGRGYGVLGLINCRENHWQDAVNNLQKGTNLSPDQLWIKINLAWALAKSGNLTAAKTTIDKVLEIQSDSIFALTLQAWILLQQQEWKLVIRTSSQALFKLQNKLQTQLANLNDDEQKLQSTLYIYLITALEKSVVTKKANDVNLRVQEFVDKSPNNAIAWGLKGWKQASELLWQEATVSFETSIHQASVPGWVFINYAITQEHLKNYQAAIEIYNKYITHIYSEVYLQLEKNSLLAFSHFRLGTLYAQLGSWKQAKEFLDKAIEFKDNYAEAYHNLGWVLLNTKNQHGEVENSRDMLAAYSQAIKLYNRSKKTQLASVIEQAFKLIDLTI